The Henckelia pumila isolate YLH828 unplaced genomic scaffold, ASM3356847v2 CTG_461:::fragment_3, whole genome shotgun sequence genome window below encodes:
- the LOC140872174 gene encoding non-functional NADPH-dependent codeinone reductase 2-like — MTDASQGSFAIPKIKREERSSVINLPALGIGTSSAPENLDPSAAKSAILYAIGLGYTHFQIEVSSYLEQLVGEAIAEALQNGTVQSRDKFYITSKIRFADAASDSIVPNLKKSLETLNMESVNVFLLEWPENDKTFSANDFVSAWRAMEECESLGLAKVIGVGNFTTEMLGSLLQIATTAPGANEIGMEPMWRDKNLRAFCEDNDIVILVSSAVDGEDKDFDYSEFMKSEGLKIEKDGVLKTPEQVYFKWAYEQGAAVFLESFSEQRMKEMLQIFQ; from the exons ATGACTGATGCTTCGCAAGGATCTTTCGCCATTCCCAAAATCAAGAGAGAAGAGCGTTCATCGGTGATAAACTTGCCTGCGCTGGGGATTGGAACATCATCTGCTCCGGAGAACCTCGATCCATCTGCTGCGAAAAGCGCGATTCTTTACGCCATCGGTCTCGGCTACACCCATTTTCAGATCGAAGTTTCTTCTTATCTGGAGCAGCTCGTCGGAGAAGCCATAGCCGAAGCTCTGCAAAATGGGACCGTCCAATCCAGAGATAAATTCTACATCACTTCCAAGATCCGTTTCGCCGACGCTGCTTCCGATTCCATCGTCCCGAATCTCAAGAAATCACTCGA GACATTGAACATGGAATCCGTGAACGTTTTTCTACTCGAATGGCCGGAGAACGACAAAACATTTTCAGCTAACGATTTCGTGTCGGCATGGAGAGCCATGGAAGAATGCGAATCGCTTGGATTAGCGAAAGTGATTGGAGTCGGTAACTTCACCACCGAAATGCTGGGAAGTTTACTCCAAATTGCAACAACGGCCCCCGGTGCCAATGAG ATTGGGATGGAACCCATGTGGAGGGACAAGAATCTCAGAGCATTCTGCGAAGATAACGATATTGTGATCCTTGTCTCCTCTGCTGTTGATGGGGAAGATAAAGATTTCGATTACAGCGAGTTTATGAAATCGGAAGGTTTAAAGATAGAGAAAGATGGTGTTTTGAAGACACCTGAGCAGGTTTACTTCAAATGGGCATACGAGCAAGGGGCGGCTGTGTTCTTGGAGAGCTTCAGTGAGCAGAGAATGAAGGAAATGCTTCAGATTTTTCAATGA